The sequence CACCCGGCCCGGCGGGAAGCTGGTTGTTGCAGAAGATGCTCGAATAACCCGTCACGCCGCCTCGATCTGCGGCGGCCGATTGTTCTGGAAGTACTCATGCAACGCCCGCAACGCAGGTAACTCCAGCGCCTGAGCGGCGAAGCACAGGCCCACGCGACGCGTCGGCGCCGGCAGGTGCCAGGGTCGGATCACTACGCCGGCGCGCTCAGCCGCCAGCGACTGTGGCAACATCGCCACCCCCACGCCCGCCGCAACCATATGCAACGCCTGAGTCAACGACCCGGCATGCCCGGCCACCGCCTGGGGGGAGCGGCCATACAGGGCCATCAACCGCTGATGCGAGTCATGCTGCGGGCAGGTAATCCAGTCTTCAATCGGAGCCCAGGCCTGTTCGCGTCCACCTTGGGCCATCGGGTGAGCAGCAGGTAGCGCCATGACGTAGGACTCTTCCCAAAGCGGCAGGAATAACTCGTCCTCGCAGCACATTTCCTCCGCTGCCAATCGGCCCTCGCCTTCGCAGCCTTCTTGCAAGGTCAACAGCAAACCGGGCAAGCCCTGATGTGCCATGCGCAGAAAGGTTTCGATCTGGCTGTGGGCAATATCGCCCTCGACGCCCAGCTCCAGGGCGATGCGATTTTCTCGCCCGCGAAACAATCGGCTCAAGGCATCAGCTTCGGCCACCATGCGCCGGGCCTGTGGGTACAGTACCCGCGCTTCTTCACTGACCTCCACACCCCGAGGCTGACGCAGAAACAGCGCCACCCCAAGCTCCTCTTCCAGTTGCTTGATGGTCACCGACAAGGTCGGTTGACTGATAAACAAGCGCTGGGCGGCGGCGGTGGTGATATTGCGTTCTTCGAACACCGCGAGAAAGGCTTTGAGGTGACGGACATCCATAGTTAATACCGATGACAGACAGAGGAATAAGGCATTTTTCAGCCATGAGAACGCTAAATATACTGCGCCCACACTTTCGTCATTTGTTTTTCTTATTCCAGGAGTTCTTACATGAGCAAGCCACTGATCATTATCACCGGCGCCAGTTCCGGCATTGGCGAAGCCACGGCGCGCTTGCTGTCAGCCGCCGGCCACCCGCTGCTGCTGTTGGCCCGGCGTATCGATCGGCTCAATGCCCTGGAATTGCCAAACACCCTGAGCCGTGGCGTCGACATCACCGACCGTGCGGCGCTGGTGGCCGCCGTGCAGGAAGCCGAGGCGCAGTTCGGCCCGGCGGACGCGTTGATCAACAACGCCGGAGTGATGCTGCTGGGCAGCGTCAGCGAACAGGACCCGGCGCAGTGGGAACAGATGCTCGACGTCAATGTGAAGGGCTTGCTCAACGGCATTCACGCCGTAGCTGCCAGCATGGTGGCGCGCAACAGTGGCACGATCGTCAACGTCAGCTCGGTGGCTGGGCGCAAGACCTTTCCCAATCATGTTGCCTACGTGGGCACCAAATTTGCGGTACACGGGATTTCGGAAAACCTGCGGGAAGAGTTGGCGCCGCACAATGTGCGCGTGATCACCATTGCACCGGGGGCGGTGGAAACCGAGTTGTTGAGCCATACCACGGATGAAGGCATCAAGACCGGCTACCAGGCCTGGAAACAGGACATGGGCGGGACCGTGCTGAGTGCTGATGATGTGGCGTCGGCAATTGCCTATGCCTATCAGCAGCCGCAGCATGTGTGCATTCGGGAGATTGTGTTGGCGGCTACTCGGCAGCAGGCGTAACTAACCTGTGTGGGAGTTGATATTCACTGTTGCGGCTGGCCGAGTTCAGCCAACCGCCGCTCGATAAAGCGTTTTTCCGGAGCCTGTTGAGTCAGCGCCAATGCCTTTCCATAGGCAGCCCGCGCCTCCTCCACCCTTCCCAACTGCCGACAAAACTCCCCCCGCGCCGAATGGGCAAGGTGATAGTCCAACAACTCCCCGCGCCCCAAAATCCCATCCACCTGCTGCAACCCCACCAACGGCCCATCCTGCATGGCCATCGCTACCGCGCGATTGAGCTCGATCACGGGCGACGGCACCGCCCTGAACAGCACGTCATAGAGCCCGACAATCTGCGGCCAATCGGTCTCGCCAGCGCTCTGCGCTTCGGCGTGCAAGGCAGCAATCGCCGCCTGTAAACAGTAAGGCCCAAAACCCCGTGCGGTCAGCGCCCTCTCCACGAGAGCACAACCTTCGGCAATCAGCGAAGCATCCCACAGCGAACGGTCCTGTTCATCCAGCAGCACCAACTCACCACTGGCCAAGGTCCGCGCCGGGCGCCGGGACTCATGGAGCAGCATCAGCGCCAGCAGCCCCATCACTTCCGGCTCCGGCAACAACTCCATCAGCAACCGCCCCAGGCGAATGGCTTCCCGCGTCAGGTCCTCCCGAGTCAAATCCGCGCCCATGGAGGCTGAATACCCTTCGTTGAATACCAGATAAATTACCCGCAACACGCTGTCCAGACGCTCAGGCAGTTCGGCCAGGGACGGCACTTGATAAGGGATTTTCGCTTCGCGGATCTTACCCTTGGCCCGCACGATGCGCTGGGCGATGGTGGTGGGCGTGGCGAGAAAGGCGCGGGCGATTTCCTCGGTGGTCAGGTCGCAGATTTCCCGCAAGGTCAGCGCCGTCTGGGCATCCGCCGCCAGCGCCGGGTGGCAGCAGGTGAAGATCAGGCGTAGACGGTCATCTTCCACGTCGTCAGCACTCCAATCGGCCTCTTCCAATTCCTCGGCCTGGGCCAGCAACGCCGACTGGGACGCGGCAAAGCGTGCCTGCCGACGTAAGCGGTCGATGGCCTTGAAGCGCCCGGTAGACACCAGCCAAGCCCGCGGATTGGCCGGCACGCCGTCTTGCTGCCAGCGCTCAACCGCCACGAAGAACGCCTCGTGCAAGGCTTCTTCAGCGAGGTCGAAATCGCCGAGCAGGCGAATCAGGGTCGCAAGGATGCGCCGCGATTCGCCACGGTAGACGGCCTCAACCTGGGCCTTGACGGTCAATCGGACATGCCGGTGGTCACCAGTGTCACCAGCCGATCCAGGCTCTGGCCCCAGCCGTCATGAAAGCCCATGGCTTCATGGGCCTGTTTGTCTTCGGCGCTCCAATGCATGGCGCGGGCGGTGTAGAGGGTCTTGCCGTCGACGTCTTCAAAGGTGACCTCGGCGCTCATGAACGGCTTGCCCGACGGAATCCAGCCCGGGCAGAAGGCATCGGTAAATACCAGGCGGCGTGGCGCAATGATTTCCAGGAACACACCCTGGGTCGGGTACTCGCTGCCATCGGGCGCGCGCATCAGGGTGCGAAACTGCCCGCCGACCCACAGGTCCATTTCGCATTCGGGGGTGGTCATGCCGTGTGGGCCCCACCACTGCTGCAACAACGCAGGCTCGGTCCAGGCACGAAACACCCGACTGCGGGGCGCGTCGATCAAACGGCTGATGGACAATTCAAACTCGGCGGGCTGCACGCCCGCCTGGGCTTGGGTATTCATGAGTAAAACCTCCTGAGTTTTATGATTGTTTTGATCAGAGATTCAATTCGCGCACCGGGCGCACTTCCACACTGCCCACCCGGGCCGCCGGAATGCCGCCGGCCACCTGGATCGCTTCATTCAAGTCCTTGGCTTCGATCAGGTAAAACCCGGCGAGTTGCTCCTTGGTCTCGGCAAACGGCCCGTCGGTGATCGACAGCTTGCCGTTACGCATACGCACGGTGGTGGCGGTGGTCACTGATTCCAGCGGCTCGGCGGCGAGCATCCGCCCGCTGGCCTGCACAGACTGGCCATAGGCGAAACATTCCGGGTCCTTGGGGCTATCAGGCGAATCATGCAGCACCTGCTCATTGCTATAGATCAGGCAGAGGTATTTCATAAGATTCTCCGTTTTCGGACTCTCAACTATAGTCCCCGGTGATCAGGGTTCCAGCTCAAACAATGTGGTGCCCGTGTGCATATCGAACGGCGCCGACCAGTGCTCATGCACCACCCGCCATTGACCGTCGATGCGCTGGTAGCCGGCGGTCACCCGCATCCAGCACGCCTTGACCACGCCGTCCGGCCCGGCGCCACCACAACGAGCGAGCCAGAAGGCAAAGGCACTCTCGGCAGCCGGCACGATGTGCAACTGATGAAACTCGAAAATGCCCGGGCCGGGGCAGACTTTCATGCACGCTTCCCAATGCGCGCGGTAGGCGGCCTTGCCTTTGAATTGCAGGGCGCCAACAGCATCGAACGAGACGATATCGTCGGCGTAAAAGCTGACAATACGTTCGATATCCTTGGCCATCACCGCCTGCTGCCAGTGTTCGATCAAGGTGCTGATTTCGGTTTTAACCTGAGTGTTCATGGCGATACTCCTTTCATGGAAAAATCACTGAAGACACTCTTAGTCGAGTGAGCCGTCGGCAAATCGACACGCTCGCAAAAAATAAATGCGGGCACAACAAACCCGCTAGAATTTGCGACCTCTCTGTAGGAACTTGGATGTCTCATTGATGGAAACCCGCCTCGTTGCCTATGAGACGCTGACCGCCGCCCAGCGGCAGCAACTCAGCGCCCTTGAAGTCCACCCCGAACAACTGGCGTTTTCCGGCGATATCTACTGCGCGCTGAACACCCTGCTGGTCAACCCCAGCCCTGGCGTCAAAGGTTTCGCGCTGCTGGCCGAAGACATCCCAGTGGCCTTTCTTCTACTCAAGCGCCCACCCTGCCTGCCCCATTGGGCCGACGAACACAGCGCCACCCTGCACGCCCTGCAAGTCGACCGCCACAAACAAGGCCAGGGCTTCGGCAAAGCCTGCCTGCAAGCATTGCCCGCGGCTGCACGGCTGGCGTGGCCGCAGATCAAGGCGCTGGAATTATCGGTGGACCATGACAATGTGGCGGCGATGGGGCTGTATTTGCAGCAAGGGTGGGTGGACAGCGGAGAGGCTTACAAGGGGCGGATTGGGTATGAGCGTCGGTTGGCGTTGGTGATGCCGTAGCGAGGAGTCAAGACCAACTTGTACTAAGCTCATACAGGAGCCCGCCCGGGCTCCTGCGGGTAGCATGGGTTACATTGTTTTTGCTTCAACCGGTAACCAGATCTCCACTCCACCCGTGCCCTTCCTCGCATCAAAATCAGCGCTGTAACGCTCGAAGTCCGGGCCGGCGACCTTGAACCCAGAGTGTGGCAGCCACTCGAACATGATGCGTTCGTAGGTCTGCTCAAGGGCCTGCACCGGGCCGTAGTGCGGGAACACTGCATAGTGGTGGGCGGGAATCTCAACCGACTGGAAGTTGCCGGGAACATCGCCCTTGCTGGGTACTTCGACCCCTGCGAGATAGTCGAACTCGCCATGATTGGGGTTGTGGCAGACGCCGTAGGTCACGCCACCGATGCGCATTTTGATGCCGTTGATGCAGCTGTCGAACAACTCCCACAGCTTGGGAATGTCTCCCACCGTGGCTTTCGAATAACGCCCTTCTACACCGGCAATCACCAGGGCCTTGCCCTCTTCCATACGCGGTGACAGCGGTTGGTTTGCCTGTTGGTCCATCTGAACAGTCTCCATCGATGAGTGAACAAAACCGTAACGAGTATAGGGTCATACCAGCACTTCGCTCAAAGCCCAAAAATACTCGCCGTCCCATCTGGACAACTGGCCATCATCGCCCGTATTGTCTGCCCCGCAGGCCACCGCAGTGGCCGACGTCGCTCGGACGGTTCCGGGCGCTTACGTAGTTAGAGGCAACAATGGCAGACCAAGGTTCGCCGCGCCGCTTTGCGCGCATAGATCGACTCCCCCCTTACGTTTTCAATATCACCGCCGAGCTGAAGATGGCCGCCCGTCGTCGTGGCGAAGACATCATCGACTTGAGCATGGGCAACCCCGACGGCCCCACTCCACCGCACATCGTGGAGAAACTGGTGACCGTCGCCCAGCGTGAAGACACCCATGGTTACTCCACTTCCAAAGGCATTCCGCGTCTGCGCCGGGCGATTTCGCACTGGTATAAGGACCGCTATGAAGTGGACATCGACCCGGAAACCGAGGCCATCGTCACCATCGGCTCCAAGGAAGGCCTGGCACACCTGATGCTCGCCACCCTCGACCAGGGCGACACGGTGCTGGTGCCCAACCCCAGCTACCCGATTCATATCTACGGCGCGGTGATTGCCGGGGCCCAGGTGCGTTCGGTGCCGCTGATTCCCGGTGTGGACTTCTTCGCCGAACTGGAACGGGCGATTCGCGGCTCGATCCCCAAGCCGAAGATGATGATCCTCGGCTTCCCCTCCAACCCCACTGCCCAATGCGTGGAGCTGGATTTCTTCGAACGGGTGATCGCCCTGGCCAAACAGTACGATGTGCTGGTGGTGCATGACCTGGCCTACGCCGACATCGTCTACGACGGTTGGAAAGCCCCCTCGATCATGCAAGTGCCGGGCGCCAAGGACATTGCGGTGGAGTTTTTCACCCTGTCCAAGAGCTACAACATGGCCGGCTGGCGCATTGGCTTCATGGTGGGTAACGCAGAACTGGTCAATGCCCTGGCGCGGATCAAGAGCTACCACGACTACGGCACCTTCACCCCGCTGCAAGTCGCGGCGATTGCGGCGCTGGAAGGCGATCAGCAATGCGTGAAGGACATCGCCGACCAGTATCGCCAGCGCCGTAACGTGCTGGTCAAAGGCCTGCATGAGCTGGGCTGGATGGTGGAGAACCCCAAGGCGTCGATGTACGTCTGGGCAAAAATTCCCGAGGCCTATGCAGCGATGGGTTCGCTGGAGTTTGCCAAGAAGCTGCTGCTGGAGGCGAAGGTGTGTGTGTCGCCGGGGATCGGCTTTGGCGAGTATGGCGATGATCATGTGCGCTTTGCACTGATCGAGAACCAGGACCGAATTCGCCAGGCGGTGCGGGGCATT is a genomic window of Pseudomonas sp. ADAK18 containing:
- a CDS encoding N-acetyltransferase; the protein is METRLVAYETLTAAQRQQLSALEVHPEQLAFSGDIYCALNTLLVNPSPGVKGFALLAEDIPVAFLLLKRPPCLPHWADEHSATLHALQVDRHKQGQGFGKACLQALPAAARLAWPQIKALELSVDHDNVAAMGLYLQQGWVDSGEAYKGRIGYERRLALVMP
- the alaC gene encoding alanine transaminase — protein: MADQGSPRRFARIDRLPPYVFNITAELKMAARRRGEDIIDLSMGNPDGPTPPHIVEKLVTVAQREDTHGYSTSKGIPRLRRAISHWYKDRYEVDIDPETEAIVTIGSKEGLAHLMLATLDQGDTVLVPNPSYPIHIYGAVIAGAQVRSVPLIPGVDFFAELERAIRGSIPKPKMMILGFPSNPTAQCVELDFFERVIALAKQYDVLVVHDLAYADIVYDGWKAPSIMQVPGAKDIAVEFFTLSKSYNMAGWRIGFMVGNAELVNALARIKSYHDYGTFTPLQVAAIAALEGDQQCVKDIADQYRQRRNVLVKGLHELGWMVENPKASMYVWAKIPEAYAAMGSLEFAKKLLLEAKVCVSPGIGFGEYGDDHVRFALIENQDRIRQAVRGIRGMFRADGLVQKANA
- a CDS encoding GyrI-like domain-containing protein; this translates as MDQQANQPLSPRMEEGKALVIAGVEGRYSKATVGDIPKLWELFDSCINGIKMRIGGVTYGVCHNPNHGEFDYLAGVEVPSKGDVPGNFQSVEIPAHHYAVFPHYGPVQALEQTYERIMFEWLPHSGFKVAGPDFERYSADFDARKGTGGVEIWLPVEAKTM
- a CDS encoding nuclear transport factor 2 family protein, whose translation is MNTQVKTEISTLIEHWQQAVMAKDIERIVSFYADDIVSFDAVGALQFKGKAAYRAHWEACMKVCPGPGIFEFHQLHIVPAAESAFAFWLARCGGAGPDGVVKACWMRVTAGYQRIDGQWRVVHEHWSAPFDMHTGTTLFELEP
- a CDS encoding LysR family transcriptional regulator, with amino-acid sequence MDVRHLKAFLAVFEERNITTAAAQRLFISQPTLSVTIKQLEEELGVALFLRQPRGVEVSEEARVLYPQARRMVAEADALSRLFRGRENRIALELGVEGDIAHSQIETFLRMAHQGLPGLLLTLQEGCEGEGRLAAEEMCCEDELFLPLWEESYVMALPAAHPMAQGGREQAWAPIEDWITCPQHDSHQRLMALYGRSPQAVAGHAGSLTQALHMVAAGVGVAMLPQSLAAERAGVVIRPWHLPAPTRRVGLCFAAQALELPALRALHEYFQNNRPPQIEAA
- a CDS encoding SRPBCC family protein encodes the protein MNTQAQAGVQPAEFELSISRLIDAPRSRVFRAWTEPALLQQWWGPHGMTTPECEMDLWVGGQFRTLMRAPDGSEYPTQGVFLEIIAPRRLVFTDAFCPGWIPSGKPFMSAEVTFEDVDGKTLYTARAMHWSAEDKQAHEAMGFHDGWGQSLDRLVTLVTTGMSD
- a CDS encoding SDR family oxidoreductase — encoded protein: MSKPLIIITGASSGIGEATARLLSAAGHPLLLLARRIDRLNALELPNTLSRGVDITDRAALVAAVQEAEAQFGPADALINNAGVMLLGSVSEQDPAQWEQMLDVNVKGLLNGIHAVAASMVARNSGTIVNVSSVAGRKTFPNHVAYVGTKFAVHGISENLREELAPHNVRVITIAPGAVETELLSHTTDEGIKTGYQAWKQDMGGTVLSADDVASAIAYAYQQPQHVCIREIVLAATRQQA
- a CDS encoding RNA polymerase sigma factor, with product MTVKAQVEAVYRGESRRILATLIRLLGDFDLAEEALHEAFFVAVERWQQDGVPANPRAWLVSTGRFKAIDRLRRQARFAASQSALLAQAEELEEADWSADDVEDDRLRLIFTCCHPALAADAQTALTLREICDLTTEEIARAFLATPTTIAQRIVRAKGKIREAKIPYQVPSLAELPERLDSVLRVIYLVFNEGYSASMGADLTREDLTREAIRLGRLLMELLPEPEVMGLLALMLLHESRRPARTLASGELVLLDEQDRSLWDASLIAEGCALVERALTARGFGPYCLQAAIAALHAEAQSAGETDWPQIVGLYDVLFRAVPSPVIELNRAVAMAMQDGPLVGLQQVDGILGRGELLDYHLAHSARGEFCRQLGRVEEARAAYGKALALTQQAPEKRFIERRLAELGQPQQ
- a CDS encoding YciI family protein, with amino-acid sequence MKYLCLIYSNEQVLHDSPDSPKDPECFAYGQSVQASGRMLAAEPLESVTTATTVRMRNGKLSITDGPFAETKEQLAGFYLIEAKDLNEAIQVAGGIPAARVGSVEVRPVRELNL